TCGGTGTCGGACGAGGCACAGACTTGCTTCTCTACGCCCTTGTCCTGATGTTCCTCACCTTCGTCTACACGCAGTATCGAAGGAACCTGCAACTACAACGACAGCTGACGTTGCTGGCACGTAAGATCGCGTTGCTCGACGCGGAAGAAGACGAGGACCGCACTACCCGCAGCCAGTGACCTCATAGAGAACGGCGTCGCCAACGCGATCGACCTCGCTGAGCAACGGCGAATCGGCAAGGTGGTGCAGACCATCGAACGTTGTCCAGTGATTCTCAAACAGCTGACG
Above is a window of Microbacterium aurugineum DNA encoding:
- a CDS encoding DUF2304 domain-containing protein, translated to MWIQFLLIAAIIVLGLIVMRRTGADSHLAIRRLLMMLFILAAILSVLFPQWLTWIATLIGVGRGTDLLLYALVLMFLTFVYTQYRRNLQLQRQLTLLARKIALLDAEEDEDRTTRSQ